The segment TCGGATTCGCTCTTCCGCCTTGCGACACAGCCACTGCTGGGTCGTATAGTATACTTTGCCTTTGGATGTCTCGGCTTTCGTCTTTCGATGGTGCATGCCTAGAAAATCAAAGCCTTCTTCTCCTGTCCATAGTCCAACGATGCGTGTCTTGGTTGGATGTAACGTTAGCTCTAGGCGGTCCATAATAACTCTAATGAGTTCGTACGCCCGATCTGCATCCTTCTTTGTTTTGCAGATGACCACCAGATCGTCCGCGTAACGTGTGAGTTCCCCCATTTTACTGCCATGCCGTTCCCACAGGAGATCAAAGTAATTCAGGTAGATATTCGCCAGCAGTGGTGAAATGACCCCACCTTGTGGTGTACCCAAATCTGAGCGTCTGACATTGCCTTCCTCCATGACACCCGCACTTAGCCACTTCCTCAACAGCTTCAGAATTCGTCTATCGCTGATTCGCATTTCTACCAGCTTGATGAGTTTCTCCTGATTAATGTTGTCGAAGTACCCTTGGATGTCGACGTCGACCACCCAATTCCCTTTGCGGTTGCATGCTTTCCGAATGCGATCTAACGCTTGCTTTGCACTTCGTTTTGGCCTGAATCCGAATGACGTTTCCTGAAAATCCGCCTCGAAGATCGGTTCCATGACGAGTTTCGCTGCCATCTGGATGACGCGGTCTCTCACTGTGGGAATGCCGAGCGGTCGCTTTTTGCCATCCTTCTTCGGAATGTAGTAGCGCCTTACGGGTTGCGGATGATACTCGCCTTCTTTAAGAAGCCGTTGACATTCGTGTACAAAGCATGTTTCTCCTTGTTTCTCGATGTCTGCCAGTGTCTCTCCGTCTAT is part of the Paenibacillus algicola genome and harbors:
- the ltrA gene encoding group II intron reverse transcriptase/maturase — encoded protein: MNAKRLTTPKENVQQLQEKLGHAAKENKKRRFHALYDKVYRLDILWEAWRRVRANKGSAGIDGETLADIEKQGETCFVHECQRLLKEGEYHPQPVRRYYIPKKDGKKRPLGIPTVRDRVIQMAAKLVMEPIFEADFQETSFGFRPKRSAKQALDRIRKACNRKGNWVVDVDIQGYFDNINQEKLIKLVEMRISDRRILKLLRKWLSAGVMEEGNVRRSDLGTPQGGVISPLLANIYLNYFDLLWERHGSKMGELTRYADDLVVICKTKKDADRAYELIRVIMDRLELTLHPTKTRIVGLWTGEEGFDFLGMHHRKTKAETSKGKVYYTTQQWLCRKAEERIREVVKERLAPPNMRHKTFQDHLEYLNPKIQGWRNYYYTAYSQKKMAKLDWYILQRLAKWVAKKRQRTRWMSSLREVKALSSQCGLKTLL